In the bacterium genome, one interval contains:
- a CDS encoding SGNH/GDSL hydrolase family protein — MKQMFGRGQTVLFLGDSITDCGRNREEVASLGTGYPAKVAHIHHALYADNQVRFINKGLSGARISDLISMNTTDILEIAPDFISILVGINDVWRRYDANTPRPVREFAAHYASLLELIKSSLPQTTILIMEPFLLPTMPDKACWREDLDPKIQIVREMAARYADYYIPLDGMMAANCVAKYRPEELSADGVHPTDTGHALIASAFLKTLDIV; from the coding sequence ATGAAGCAGATGTTTGGCCGCGGGCAGACGGTATTATTTTTAGGCGACAGCATAACGGATTGCGGCAGAAATCGTGAAGAGGTCGCCTCACTCGGCACAGGCTATCCGGCTAAAGTGGCGCACATCCATCACGCGCTGTATGCAGATAACCAGGTCAGGTTCATCAACAAGGGCCTATCCGGCGCACGGATCTCTGATCTGATCTCGATGAATACCACCGATATTTTAGAGATCGCACCGGATTTTATTTCCATTCTGGTCGGAATTAACGATGTTTGGCGCCGCTATGACGCCAACACTCCGCGGCCGGTCCGGGAGTTTGCCGCACACTATGCGAGTCTTCTCGAACTGATCAAGAGCAGCCTTCCACAAACCACGATTCTGATCATGGAACCCTTTCTGCTGCCTACCATGCCGGATAAAGCCTGCTGGCGCGAAGATCTTGATCCCAAGATTCAGATCGTACGCGAGATGGCCGCACGCTATGCGGATTATTACATACCGCTGGATGGCATGATGGCGGCAAACTGCGTGGCAAAATATCGGCCGGAAGAATTATCAGCAGACGGCGTTCATCCAACAGATACCGGACACGCGCTGATCGCATCAGCGTTTCTCAAAACCCTTGACATCGTGTGA